The Salegentibacter sp. Hel_I_6 region GCTTAAAGAAATACTGGAAATTACACATAGATATGGGGGCGTACTATTGGTGGATGATGCCCACGGCATCGGTGTAATTGGGAAAACCGGTCGAGGTGCAATGGAATTTTTTAATATTCTTGAAAAAGTGGACATCATTACCGGAACCTTCAGTAAGACCTTTGGGAACGTAGGGGGCTATCTGGTAGCCGATCCGGAACTGATCACCTACCTGCAATTTCAATCCAGACAGTATGCTTTTTCCGCCGCTGCCACCCCCATTGTAGCCGGGGTAAACAAAGCCATTGACCTTATAGATGAAGAGCCCCATTGGCAAGAAAAATTATGGGAGAATATTGAATATTACCGAAAAGGGCTTCAAGATATTGGGTTGAATATCGGAATAACAGAATCCGCTATTATCCCGGTAAAGATTGGCAATATTCAAAAGAACTCTGAAGCAGGTAAGTTATTACTGGAAAATGGTATTTATACCAATCCTATTATGTATCCGGCAGTATCCATGAAAGACTCCAGGATACGCATGAGTTTAATGGCCACTCATACCAGAGCACAACTGGACAAGGCTTTAAACGTGTTTGAATATGTTAATAAAAAGTTGGATATTGCAAAGCCCATTTAATGTTTGCTATGTCAAAGAATACCACAAATAGAACGAAAAAAGTAAGGCCTAAAAAAGAATCTCGAAAAACACATTCCGGCCCAATCAGGGATAAGTCCCGAACCAAATCACGTCTTGTTGAAGCCGTAGGAGAGGTCATTAAGAAAAAAGGGTATTCTGCACTTAGTGGTCCTAATATTGCCAAAGAAGCTGGACTGCATAAAAAATTAATTTGGACTTACTATGGAGGTGTAGACAACTTAGTGGAAGAATTTCTCCAACAAAAAGATTTTTGGATGGTGGCAGAAAAAGAGGTTGCAAAGGAGTTACAGGAATCCTCAAAAAATATTAGCCAGAATGAAATATATTGCTTGCTTGAAAGTCAGTTCAAAAGTCTTTTAAGTGATGAGTTGTTACGGAAAATCATCCATTGGGAATTAGAAAGCGAGAATAAAACCCTACGCAAGATTTCGGATCAAAGGGAAGCCTTTGGAGAACAATTGTTTAAAATTATAGAACCCGATTTCCAAAATTGCAATATGGATGTGAGGGCAAACCTAGCCCTACAGATTGGGGGAATTTATTATTTGGCTTTACATGCCAAATCAAATGGGAGTACTTTCTGTGGAATAGATGTTAATAAAAAAGCCGGAGAAGATCGTATTTTAAACGCTTTAAAAAGTATACTGAATTTCACCTATAATGATGCAAAGGCTAAAAAATAAAGACATTAATAAAAATATTATTGTTTCCGTCGGTGCTTCTTCTTTTTCTTCATCCGATTGGCAAACTCCTGTTCTTCGTAATTTTCGCCCAAAGCGTCGGGCAATAACCCGCCCAAGCTTTCGATAATAATATCGGCTTTATCCGTTCCGAACACAGTCTCATTATTCAAGAAACCAAAAATTTCGTGAGGTTTTTCAGCAGACACATCTTCCAGAACATGATGTGGGGATACTTTCTGTTGTGACTCATTAGGTTCATTTATTTCCAGTGGAATGTTATGGTTCCAGTAATTATTAAATACATTGGCAGAAAACATTTTGCCCAATCGGGAACCGTTCCAGACCGTTTTAGAATTGTGATCAATAAACGTTATGCCATATATCCGTCCAGTATCATTCCTACGTACCACCACATTGATCCCCATATCCGTCAGTTGTTTTAGAAACCCTTGTTCATCGTTGGATGCTATCATACTAATATTGATGGCTGACTTTATGGTGTTTTTTGCATTACTATTCTTTAGGCTTTCCGAGCATTTTTCAAAACGGTCTTCTAATGCCGGAAGTCCTGCATTATTTCCGAACAAGGAAGACTTGAAAGGATGGCTGGCTTTTTTACCCTCTTCATTTAATGGAAAGTACAGCAAACCTCCCTTCATTTTCCCCCGTACCTGCCCCTCTACCCTTTCCGTGGTAATATTGAACAGGGACAGCAGGGCATTGTATTCACCCAATGTCCGGAATTGGTAATATTTCGGTAAATGGCGGATCACCGAGGCTAACTGGCTTTTCACATCCCCTTTAATATAATTTACTGGGCGGAAAATTTTATCGTTTTGTCTTTGCTGCTTATCCGTTGCCGGCATCAAATTGTATTGCTCTTCCAGTGCGCGGCATACCTTCATCGATCGCCTTTTTTCAAAACTGTCTGAAATCTTTTTACCGGCTTCATCAACACAAACCGATACGATATGGATATGGACGCGGCCAATATCGGTATGTTTGAATACCACAAAAGGCTGCTGCCCATATCCCATTTCCTGCATATACTGCCCTGCCATCTGACGGAACTTTTCATCACTTACCTTGTCCTTGGGGTCAGGGTTCAGTGAAATATGCAATACGGGCTTTTCCGTTCTTTGGTTGGCTATCAAATAAAGGGCAAAAGACTGAGCCAGTTGACCAGCGGAATACTGTCCGTTAGGGGTTTCTATCATCTTATTTGCCAACAGGATTTGTCCTTTTTCGTTCTCCATTTTGAGCAGGTTATATGCCAAGGCTCCATACAAATTACTTCCCCGTCCAATTTTTACTATCATTTAAACCTACTTTTTCAAATGCTTTGTTTCAAATTCTTCGGTAAGCTGGATAATTTTTTGACATAAAGTTGCCATTTCAGCCGTTTGTTTTTCCAGTTTATAGAGGTAAGCCGCTGCCTTTTTTTCTGAAAAATAACGGTACAAGAGTTTCACCACCTGATTGTAATTCACTCCTACCGAACGAAATTGGCTGTAAAATGAAGTCAGCCGCATATAGAAATCAAGCGTTCCCTTATCAATTTTGACCGTTTTTATTTCCTTTTCAAACAACAAAGAAGTAATAAACCTAGCTTTGTTATCCAAGCCCGATCCTTCAAAAAACGATAACAATTTGGCATTTTCCTTATCCGTAAGCCTAAAAACATGACGGTGGGTACGGGGATTGAGTTTTGGATTACGCCCGCCCTTCTTTCCTTTTCCGATGCTATTTTCATTCATCCTACATTTATTTTTAATTTTCATAAAACCCCGACTTTGGAGGGTGTTTTTCTGCCCCCTGCAAGGGCAAGTTGTTTTGAGGCACTATTTTAGTTTATAGTGCCTCAAAACACAACTTGCCGTGTTCTGGTGAACACAAAAATCCGCCCTCCGGAACGGACTAAAGTCAGCAGGGAAAAACGACTTTAGGTCATTCAACTTATTATCCGATAAGGCAGTTTAATTTTGCATTCACCTGTTACTAATAATCTCTACAAAGTAAAGCCCTGTTCAGAAGAATAATACTATCTCCTACCCCGTCAAACATTGCCTTTGGGTGCCATTGAATACCATATTGATACCGACTTGTAGGTACCTGCATTTCTTTGTACCCATAAGCAGCGCAGTACTTATGGGAATAGGTACATACCTGTTTACGGCAATAATCAGGTAACTATTAATGTATGGAGGCAGATAGGTATAGCGATGAATATTGGCTTATGCAATTACATTAAGGACCTACAGATATGCAGCGGTAGAAAAGGACTCAAAGACGCACATAAGCTCTTCTATATTTCTGTAATTACTTAAAGCTCTAAATATTAATTATGGTATATAGACCATGGATTATCTCCCTATATAGAAACTTATTTATATAGATAGAAATGACTGTACAAACCTAATTATGAGTGTATAATGAGAATAGATAAATAACTTCATAAAATCCTTAAAAATGAAAAGAGAACATAAAACCATTTTTATTGCTTTTTCTTCCCAAAAGGGAGGGGTTGGCAAAAGTACTTTTACTACACTTGCAGCGAGCACAATGCACTACCGTATGGGCTATAATGTTGCTGTATTTGATGCGGATTTTCCGCAACACAGCCTAATGAACATGAAAAACCGTGACCTGGCTATGGTTATGGAAAATGAGGTAATGAAAAGGAAGGCTTATAAACAATTTACAAGCATTAACAAAAAGGCTTATCCTATCATCCGGCATAAAGCAGAAGGTGTTTTAGAGGCTGCAAATGATTTTTTGAAGTCTTCAAGCATTCCCGTTGATGTTATTTTTTTTGACCTTCCGGGAACCGTTAACACGCCCGGAATATTAAAGGCCCTGACAGGGATGCATCATATTTTCACCCCAATCACCGCCGACCGTGTAGTGATGGAAAGCACCCTGATTTTTACGCAATTAATGAAGGATGTCATTATGAAAGAAGGAAATACCACTATTGAAACCATTAACTTGTTTTGGAGCCGGGTCGATGGCCGGGAACGAACTCCCCTATACGATATCTATGACAAGCTCATTGCAGAATTGGGTTTAAGCCTGATGCAAAGCCGTATCAAGAACAGTAGCCGTTTTAGAAAAGAAAGCGAAGTGAATGCCAAGATCATTTTCAGGTCAACGGTAATGCCTCCTGATAAACGCTTGATGAAAGCCTGCAAACTGGATCGGTTTATAACAGAATTCTTAAACATTATAAAACTATAACCCTATGGAAGATGACAGTAACAAAAAGAAGGTTTCCGAGATCAATGAAGAATTGATGATGGACCTGATAGTGGACGGAGTAAAAAAAGAAGGCTTGGAACTCCCACCCAAACCATCGGTTGGGCCAGTAAAGAAAGGCAAGAAAAAAATTCCAGACAAGAGTTCTGAAATTAAAGAAAAAAAACGTACTAAAAAGAACAATAAAGCAGACTATGAAATCCTATTTTTTAATAAACCCGACACAAATGCCCGGGATGGCAAAACGGTTTATATCCGCCCGGAGTTCCATGAAAGGCTCACCCGTATCGTAAGGGTAATAGGGGAAGATAAGTTAACTATATATGCCTATTTAGATAATTTGCTTGAATATCATTTTAAGGAATTTGGGGAACAAATTATCAAGAATTTTAACGATAAATATAAACCTATCTTATAGCTATGGAAACGATAATTGTAATATGCCTACTCATCGTAATTGGCCTGCTCTTACAGGACAAGATCATCATCAAAAAAAGACCGGAAGAAAAGCCTAAAAAGGAAAAAGCCAATCCGAAGCTGCCCGATATTATGGGACAGCCCAAACCATTGAGAAGACTTTCGGTGCCAAGCCCTGTCAATGAAAGCCAAATGCCGGATCCGGAGGTCAATCCAAGTAATTTAGACCTTGAATACGACGAAAATGAAGAGGTTGGTATTCAAATTCCGCAGGAAGAACTGGAGGCTGTTTTCAAGAGCATACCCGATCTGGAAGAAGAGGAAGAAGAATGGCGGGGGTACGCAACTGCAGGCAATGATAATGGTTTAGCCACAGGGGTTACCTTTGAAGAACTAAGCTCCGTGGGGATGCTGCTCCAAAAAGAAAAACTGGGGCCTTCCCAAAAAGAAACAGCGGCTGCCATAGTTCAGAAATTACATGGAACCGAATTATTCAGCTTGCTTGAAAATTCAATGGAAGGGGCTTCAAAAAAGATAGCCCTGCTATTGGATAAAAGCCTTTCCTCCGAAAACAATTCCAGTTCTTCCATTTTGCGGAAAAATAATTTGGAGGATTTTGATATTGGGGAGTTTGTATAAGCTAGTCCCCTCAAAATTAAAAAGTGCTTATTTTTGATAAAGTTCTTAAAAACTCTTTACCACTTTCATCTTTATCAGATAATGCTGGGCGATCAATAAGTCCTAAGCTTTCCAAACGATACTCAATACTTATTTTACTAACTCCAAAGAAGGTGGCCAATTTCTCAACTATGCTCCTAAAATCTATCTTATTAATGCTTTGGTTATCTAAATATATCCTTCCTTGTTTGCTTATACCCATTTTAGTTTGAATATCAATTAATCTAGCTATGATGGTTTCTTCAGGCATAAGTAAGCTTGCTGCAAAACAATTGGCCTGCCATTCGATCCAGTTTTTGTCATTCACTAAAATATTTTTTTGAATAAACAAACTATATTCTGAATCTTTA contains the following coding sequences:
- a CDS encoding DUF3408 domain-containing protein; translation: MEDDSNKKKVSEINEELMMDLIVDGVKKEGLELPPKPSVGPVKKGKKKIPDKSSEIKEKKRTKKNNKADYEILFFNKPDTNARDGKTVYIRPEFHERLTRIVRVIGEDKLTIYAYLDNLLEYHFKEFGEQIIKNFNDKYKPIL
- the mobA gene encoding conjugal transfer protein MobA translates to MNENSIGKGKKGGRNPKLNPRTHRHVFRLTDKENAKLLSFFEGSGLDNKARFITSLLFEKEIKTVKIDKGTLDFYMRLTSFYSQFRSVGVNYNQVVKLLYRYFSEKKAAAYLYKLEKQTAEMATLCQKIIQLTEEFETKHLKK
- a CDS encoding TetR/AcrR family transcriptional regulator, with the translated sequence MSKNTTNRTKKVRPKKESRKTHSGPIRDKSRTKSRLVEAVGEVIKKKGYSALSGPNIAKEAGLHKKLIWTYYGGVDNLVEEFLQQKDFWMVAEKEVAKELQESSKNISQNEIYCLLESQFKSLLSDELLRKIIHWELESENKTLRKISDQREAFGEQLFKIIEPDFQNCNMDVRANLALQIGGIYYLALHAKSNGSTFCGIDVNKKAGEDRILNALKSILNFTYNDAKAKK
- the mobB gene encoding conjugal transfer protein MobB, yielding MIVKIGRGSNLYGALAYNLLKMENEKGQILLANKMIETPNGQYSAGQLAQSFALYLIANQRTEKPVLHISLNPDPKDKVSDEKFRQMAGQYMQEMGYGQQPFVVFKHTDIGRVHIHIVSVCVDEAGKKISDSFEKRRSMKVCRALEEQYNLMPATDKQQRQNDKIFRPVNYIKGDVKSQLASVIRHLPKYYQFRTLGEYNALLSLFNITTERVEGQVRGKMKGGLLYFPLNEEGKKASHPFKSSLFGNNAGLPALEDRFEKCSESLKNSNAKNTIKSAINISMIASNDEQGFLKQLTDMGINVVVRRNDTGRIYGITFIDHNSKTVWNGSRLGKMFSANVFNNYWNHNIPLEINEPNESQQKVSPHHVLEDVSAEKPHEIFGFLNNETVFGTDKADIIIESLGGLLPDALGENYEEQEFANRMKKKKKHRRKQ
- a CDS encoding ParA family protein, with product MKREHKTIFIAFSSQKGGVGKSTFTTLAASTMHYRMGYNVAVFDADFPQHSLMNMKNRDLAMVMENEVMKRKAYKQFTSINKKAYPIIRHKAEGVLEAANDFLKSSSIPVDVIFFDLPGTVNTPGILKALTGMHHIFTPITADRVVMESTLIFTQLMKDVIMKEGNTTIETINLFWSRVDGRERTPLYDIYDKLIAELGLSLMQSRIKNSSRFRKESEVNAKIIFRSTVMPPDKRLMKACKLDRFITEFLNIIKL